A window of the Procambarus clarkii isolate CNS0578487 chromosome 19, FALCON_Pclarkii_2.0, whole genome shotgun sequence genome harbors these coding sequences:
- the LOC123757687 gene encoding shematrin-like protein 2: MPRSDGLQNTINGVYGSVTGVYGSVTGVYGSVTGVYGSVTGVYGSVTGVYGSVTGVYGSVTGVYGSVTGVYGSVTGVYGSVTGVYGSVMGVYGSVTGVYGSVMGVYGSVTGVYGSVTGVYGSVMGVYGSVTGVYGSVTGVYGSVMGVYGSVMGVYGSVTGVYGSVTGVYGSVTGVYGSVTGVYGSVTGVYGSVMGVYGSVTGVYGSVTGVYGSVMGRTRWGSMM, translated from the exons ATGCCACGATCGGACGGGCTTCAGAACACCATCAATG GTGTGTACGGCTCGGTGACGGGTGTGTACGGCTCGGTGACGGGTGTGTACGGCTCGGTGACGGGTGTGTACGGCTCGGTGACGGGTGTGTACGGCTCGGTGACGGGTGTGTACGGCTCGGTGACGGGTGTGTACGGCTCGGTGACGGGTGTGTACGGCTCGGTGACGGGTGTGTACGGCTCGGTGACGGGTGTGTACGGCTCGGTGACGGGTGTGTACGGCTCGGTGATGGGTGTGTACGGCTCGGTGACGGGTGTGTACGGCTCGGTGATGGGTGTGTACGGCTCGGTGACGGGTGTGTACGGCTCGGTGACGGGTGTGTACGGCTCGGTGATGGGTGTGTACGGCTCGGTGACGGGTGTGTACGGCTCGGTGACGGGTGTGTACGGCTCGGTGATGGGTGTGTACGGCTCGGTGATGGGTGTGTACGGCTCGGTGACGGGTGTGTACGGCTCGGTGACGGGTGTGTACGGCTCGGTGACGGGTGTGTACGGCTCGGTGACGGGTGTGTACGGCTCGGTGACGGGTGTGTACGGCTCGGTGATGGGTGTGTACGGCTCGGTGACGGGTGTGTACGGCTCGGTGACGGGTGTGTACGGCTCGGTGATGGGAAGAACCAG